The following DNA comes from cyanobiont of Ornithocercus magnificus.
AAATACCAGACTTTCCCGACTCTGGCAGGATCTCTTCAGCTGAAGGTGCCCAAATAGCAGAAGCTCCAGCACGAGCCGCAAACAGAACATCCTGGTGCAGCTGGCGCGGGTAGTTCTCGAAGTCTTCCCCTGGTGCAAACTGCAGAGGATTCACAAAAATGCTGACGAGAACTGCAACTTGCCCTGTGCTAACAGAAGGGTTGACATGGCTGCTGCCAGCTTTAGCAATTAGAGCAGCATGACCGGCATGTAGAGCGCCCATGGTGGGCACGAAATGGACAACCCCAGATTGTGCTGCCCGCCACCTATACAAATCACTGGCATTAAGGAGGAGAGGGATTTTCAGTGCAGGACCTCAACTCGAACTTGCGCAATGCCACTACGCACCAGTCCGAGCTCGCAGGCTGCGCCATGGGCAAGATCTATGATGCGCTTGCTAATATATGGTCCGCGGTCGTTGATACGAACTACCACCGAGCGACTATTTGAGAAATTTGTAACTCGCACTCTTGTTCCAAGCGGAAGACTCCTGTGGGCAGCAGTCATTGTTCCAGGTCGGAAGACTTCCCCTGTCACCGTCTGCCTCCCGAAAAAACCTGGTCCGTACCAACTAGCTTTTCCAACTAAAGTCTGAACCACTTGCTGTTTATGGCAGTACCATAGAGGCAAGACGCTAACCGGCATAGCAGTAGATGGAGACGCACTGCTGACAGAACTAGCAACCGTGCTGGAGAGATTGATGTTCTCTAAAACTTTGCTAGGTTCACCTGCTAGTCGCGTAGTATCTGCGTGACGAGATGCCTCGCACCCAAAACTGTATGCAGGTAAGGACAGCAGAGCAATATTACCTGCCACACAGCAGTTGGACGCAAGTTGCAGAGGAGGTCCAGGTATCATCACTCTGGGTTATCTAAACTCGAGCGATCATGGGGCCTTAGGGTTGCGCTTGCAGATGTAGATCATGAGTGAGTCTGATGGTAATTACCGCTGATTTGAGAGACTTTGGATCAACAGGACCTAGTTGTCACCAATCGGTTTACGGTAATCAGTACTTAGTGCACACTGACACCCCTTAAGGCCAGAGACTGGCTAAAGGTTAATATACGGTCTGCAACAGCGATGGATTACAAAAGCGCAGGGGTAGATGTTGTCGCCGGAAGGGCATTCATCGATCGGATACGCCCAGTTGTAGAAGCAACTCGCCAAGCAGGAGT
Coding sequences within:
- a CDS encoding septal ring lytic transglycosylase RlpA family protein, coding for MIPGPPLQLASNCCVAGNIALLSLPAYSFGCEASRHADTTRLAGEPSKVLENINLSSTVASSVSSASPSTAMPVSVLPLWYCHKQQVVQTLVGKASWYGPGFFGRQTVTGEVFRPGTMTAAHRSLPLGTRVRVTNFSNSRSVVVRINDRGPYISKRIIDLAHGAACELGLVRSGIAQVRVEVLH